A region of Lycium barbarum isolate Lr01 chromosome 3, ASM1917538v2, whole genome shotgun sequence DNA encodes the following proteins:
- the LOC132632884 gene encoding zinc finger protein ZAT1-like encodes MGLEDQEVVLKHVCKFCNKSFHCGRSLGGHMRSHMINTTDGETSRKKLPALIISSNGNLDMGTQSANYGLRENPKKTSKFAEEDTLLPNQNNNKVCKECDKSFQSWKALFGHMKCHSSMNNNSVEEDSWNSASANNHKQLVLMDSESDTEAAAAPNKKKRSSRRMKRYMAPTTSSTLTSEIEHEQEEIAMSLILLSRDVGNWVGQNHVTECSDNNSQFLKSRKLSTKCKDGGDLVKYFKKVKNGKTEQGESSNSPKRDKSELPTGDEKKKKVKVDNENRVEQSEVELVPNKLVKGSSLVMSQMDSDPKEKFECTTCNKSFHSYQALGGHRASHKNAKCENSSIDMSEISEFGQKNENNCGSKKQVKMHECPICFKIFSSGQALGGHKRSHLIAEAKRNNNNNNNNQSVEIQKPIPETRNFLDLNLPAPVEEEDNMLDSSSTHEHSEFQQWWIDSSHKHEQLLGLLSN; translated from the coding sequence ATGGGACTTGAAGATCAAGAAGTAGTACTGAAACATGTTTGCAAATTCTGCAACAAAAGTTTCCATTGTGGTAGATCCTTAGGGGGTCATATGAGGTCTCATATGATTAACACAACTGATGGAGAGACTTCAAGAAAGAAGCTTCCAGCTTTGATCATCAGTAGCAATGGTAATTTGGATATGGGCACTCAAAGTGCTAATTATGGGCTGAGGGAGAATCCCAAGAAGACTTCAAAATTTGCTGAAGAAGATACTTTACTTCCCAATCAGAACAACAACAAAGTTTGCAAGGAATGTGACAAAAGCTTCCAATCATGGAAAGCTTTATTTGGCCACATGAAGTGTCACTCATCAATGAATAACAACAGTGTGGAAGAAGATTCTTGGAACAGTGCTAGTGCTAATAATCACAAACAATTAGTACTAATGGATAGTGAATCTGATACTGAAGCAGCAGCAGCACCAAATAAGAAGAAGAGATCATCAAGAAGGATGAAAAGGTACATGGCTCCTACAACTTCTTCTACTTTAACTTCTGAGATTGAGCATGAACAAGAAGAGATTGCTATGAGTTTGATTTTGCTTTCAAGGGATGTTGGGAATTGGGTTGGTCAAAATCATGTCACTGAGTGTTCTGATAACAATTCTCAGTTCTTGAAATCTAGAAAATTGAGTACCAAATGTAAAGATGGAGGTGATTTGGTCAAGTACTTCAAGAAAGTCAAAAATGGGAAAACAGAGCAAGGTGAGAGCTCCAACTCTCCAAAAAGGGACAAATCAGAGCTTCCAACAGGagatgaaaaaaagaagaaggttaAAGTGGACAATGAAAACAGAGTTGAACAGTCTGAAGTTGAACTTGTTCCTAACAAGTTAGTCAAAGGGAGTAGTTTAGTTATGTCACAAATGGATTCTGATCCAAAAGAAAAATTTGAGTGTACTACTTGCAACAAGAGCTTCCATTCCTATCAAGCACTTGGTGGTCATAGGGCTAGCCACAAAAATGCTAAATGTGAAAATAGTAGCATTGACATGAGTGAAATTAGTGAATTTGGGCAAAAGAATGAGAACAATTGTGGATCAAAGAAGCAGGTAAAGATGCATGAGTGTCCAATTTGCTTCAAGATTTTCTCATCAGGCCAAGCATTAGGTGGACACAAGAGATCCCACTTGATTGCTGAGGCAAaaagaaacaacaacaacaacaacaacaaccaatctGTTGAAATACAGAAACCAATACCAGAAACCCGAAACTTCTTGGATCTAAACTTGCCTGCTCCTGTTGAAGAAGAAGATAACATGTTGGATTCTAGCAGTACACATGAGCATAGTGAATTCCAGCAATGGTGGATTGACAGCAGCCACAAGCATGAGCAACTATTGGGCCTTCTTTCTAACTGA
- the LOC132632885 gene encoding uncharacterized protein LOC132632885 translates to MASTVTRRFTTKLVKNPSSFSSPRSFLRDPQINPKISTPINSYIKSTPFFSQNHPPFLGMIQKQIDSSQYMNPTWQSLGKPRYFSSSDENPSEFKHQEITGPTVERDVSPLANETREVLDKMLKSMYSLSKAFAVLGLVQLGLGAWITYKTQSSPMPEISIQSFLAFGLPFSLAFMLRRALKPIYFFKKMEEQSRLQILTLTLQAAKQLNLLFVRSQGVTYSCIGVTSLGLILVVFSRLSN, encoded by the coding sequence ATGGCATCTACAGTAACTCGCAGATTCACAACCAAACTTGTCAAAAATCcttcttctttttcatctccACGTTCATTCCTCAGAGATCCCCAAATTAACCCAAAAATCTCAACCCCCATCAATTCATATATCAAATCAACTCCTTTTTTCAGTCAAAATCACCCACCATTTCTTGGTATGATCCAAAAACAAATTGATTCTTCTCAATACATGAACCCCACATGGCAGTCATTAGGAAAACCAAGATATTTCTCATCTAGTGATGAAAACCCTAGTGAATTTAAGCACCAAGAAATCACAGGCCCAACTGTTGAACGTGACGTGTCACCACTTGCAAATGAGACACGTGAAGTGCTCGATAAAATGCTTAAGTCAATGTATAGTTTGAGTAAAGCATTTGCTGTACTTGGGTTAGTTCAGCTTGGTTTAGGAGCTTGGATTACTTACAAGACTCAGTCTTCGCCAATGCCTGAGATTTCAATACAGAGTTTCTTGGCCTTTGGGTTACCGTTTTCGTTGGCATTCATGTTGAGACGAGCATTGAAGCCGATTTATTTCTTTAAGAAAATGGAAGAACAAAGTAGGTTGCAGATTTTGACACTTACTCTTCAGGCTGCTAAGCAATTGAACTTGTTGTTTGTTCGTAGTCAGGGTGTTACTTACTCGTGTATTGGTGTTACTTCCCTTGGATTGATCCTTGTTGTATTCTCTAGATTGAGTAATTAG
- the LOC132632887 gene encoding SNAP25 homologous protein SNAP33-like gives MFGLKKSPLRWNANNHPVNPGSGGYSSSNPFDSDNESDSKQTITPTRRTSSEPSLLTPNLSTNPFDDDYIKGTPSSAYSAASTERNRYKNDFRDSGGFENQSVQELENYAVHKAEETTQTVNSCLRIAEDMRQDATKTLITLHHQGEQITRTHQTTVDIDQDLSRGEKLLGSLGGLFSKTWKPKKMRSITGPVITRDDPVQRRGNHLDQREKLGLSSAPKERSSSRTPLPEPTNALQKVEVEHAKQDDALSDLSNLLGELKHMAVDMGSEIERQNKSLDHLQDDVDELNFRVKGANWRGRRLLGK, from the exons ATGTTTGGGCTTAAGAAGTCGCCCTTGCGTTGGAATGCTAACAACCACCCTGTGAATCCTGGATCCGGTGGTTATTCTAGTTCAAATCCATTTGATTCTGATAATGAATCTGACAGCAAGCAAACTATAACACCTACAAGGAGAACTTCGTCAGAGCCTTCTCTACTTACCCCAAATTTGAGTACAAACCCTTTTGATGATGATTATATTAAAGGGACTCCTTCATCTGCTTACTCCGCGGCTTCAACGGAAAGAAATAGATACAAGAACGACTTCAGGGACTCTGGCGGATTTGAGAACCAAAGTGTTCAGGAGTTGGAAAACTATGCTGTACACAAGGCTGAAGAGACAACACAGACTGTTAACAGCTGCCTCAGGATTGCAGAAGATATGAGACAGGATGCAACAAAAACTTTGATCACGTTACATCATCAGGGTGAACAAATTACAAGAACTCACCAAACTACAGTTGACATTGACCAGGACCTTAGCAGA GGTGAAAAACTTTTGGGCAGTCTAGGAGGCTTGTTTTCTAAGACTTGGAAGCCTAAGAAGATGCGCTCAATTACAGGGCCAGTAATTACTAGAG ATGATCCTGTTCAAAGAAGGGGTAACCACCTGGACCAGAGAGAGAAGTTGGGGTTGAGCTCTGCACCTAAGGAACGCTCAAGTTCACGAACACCACTGCCGGAACCTACTAATGCACTGCAGAAAGTTGAG GTTGAGCACGCAAAGCAAGATGACGCGTTATCAGATCTCAGTAACCTGTTGGGAGAGCTCAAACATATGGCTGTTGACATGGGATCTGAAATAGAGAG GCAGAACAAATCCCTGGATCATCTTCAAGATGATGTAGATGAGCTCAATTTCAGAGTTAAAGGTGCCAACTGGCGTGGTCGCCGCTTACTGGGAAAATAA
- the LOC132632888 gene encoding putative disease resistance protein RGA4 produces MAEAFLQVLLDNLSSLIRGKLVLFFGFEKEFEKLSSMFSTIQVVLEDAQEKQVKDKAIENWLQKLNAAAYEVDDILDECKNEAATFEQSRLGRYHPGIITFRHKIGKRMKEMMEKLDAIAEERSKFHFLEKITERQAATRETGFVLTEPKVYGRDKEEDEIVKILINNVNVAQELPVFPIVGMGGLGKTTLAQMIFNDERVTKHFNPKIWVCVSDDFDEKRLIKTIVGNVGRSSLDVEDLASLQKKLLELLNGKRYLLVLDDVWNDDQEKWAKLRAVLNVGARGASILATTRLEKVGLIMGTLQPYHLSSLSQHDSLLLFMQRAFGQQRETNSNLVAIGKEIVKKCGGVPLAAKTLGGLLRFKREESEWEHVRDNEIWNLPQDESSILPALRLSYHHLPLDLRQCFAYCAVFPKDTNMVKENLITLWMAHGFILSKGNLELEDVGNEVWNELYLRSFFQEIEVKSGNTYFKMHDLIHDLATSLFSASASSSNIREIKGKDYTHMMSIGFAKVVSSYSPSLLKQFVSLRVLNLSYSKLDQIPSSIGDLAHLRYLDLSRNNIRSLPKRLCKLQNLQTLDLHNCYSLSCLPKQTSKLVSLRNLLLDGCPLTSTPPRIGLLTCLKIIGCFIVGWKNGYQLRELQNLNLYGSISITHLERVQNDTDAKEANLFAKANLQSLSMSWDIDGSHRYESEVKVLEALEPHPNLKYLEIIGFGGYRFPNWINHSVLEKVVSIRIKRCNNCLRLPPLGELPCLESLELQYGSAEVEYVEEDDVHSRFPTRRRFPSLKKLRIWFFRNLKGLMKEEGEEKFPILEEMAILHCSMFVFPNISSVRKLEVHGNTYATGLSSISNLSTLTSLRIGANNEATTLPEEMFKSLKYLEYLSIFEFNNLKELPTSLASLNALKRLQIESCEALESLPQQGPEGLTSLTQFLVKYCRMLKSVPKGLQHLTALTRLELIGCPELERRCEKEIGEDWHKIAHIPNVDIR; encoded by the exons ATGGCTGAAGCTTTCCTTCAAGTTCTGCTAGACAATCTCAGTTCTCTCATCCGAGGGAAACTTGTTTTGTTCTTCGGTTTTGAAAAGGAATTTGAAAAGCTCTCAAGCATGTTTTCCACAATTCAAGTTGTGCTTGAAGATGCTCAGGAGAAGCAAGTAAAGGATAAGGCAATAGAGAATTGGTTGCAGAAACTCAATGCTGCTGCATATGAAGTTGATGACATACTGGACGAATGTAAAAATGAGGCAGCAACATTCGAACAGTCTCGATTAGGGCGTTATCATCCGGGGATTATCACTTTCCGTCACAAGATTGGGAAAAGGATGAAAGAGATGATGGAGAAACTAGATGCCATTGCTGAGGAAAGAAGCAAGTTTCATTTTCTTGAAAAAATTACAGAGAGACAAGCCGCTACACGTGAAACAG GTTTTGTTTTAACTGAACCAAAAGTCTATGGAAGGGACAAAGAGGAGGATGAGATAGTGAAAATTCTGATAAACAATGTTAATGTTGCACAAGAACTTCCAGTGTTTCCTATAGTTGGTATGGGCGGATTAGGAAAGACAACACTTGCCCAAATGATCTTCAATGATGAGAGAGTGACTAAGCACTTCAATCCCAAAATATGGGTTTGTGTCTCAGATGATTTTGATGAGAAGAGGTTGATAAAGACAATTGTAGGAAATGTTGGAAGAAGTTCTCTTGATGTCGAGGACTTGGCTTCACTTCAAAAGAAGCTTCTGGAGTTATTGAATGGAAAAAGATACTTGCTTGTCTTAGATGATGTTTGGAATGATGATCAAGAAAAGTGGGCTAAGTTAAGGGCAGTCTTAAATGTTGGAGCAAGAGGTGCTTCTATTCTAGCTACTACTCGTCTTGAAAAGGTTGGATTAATTATGGGAACGTTGCAACCATATCATTTGTCAAGTTTGTCTCAACATGATAGTTTACTGTTGTTTATGCAACGCGCATTTGGGCAACAAAGAGAAACAAATTCTAATCTCGTGGCCATTGGAAAGGAGATTGTGAAGAAATGTGGTGGTGTGCCTTTAGCGGCCAAGACTCTTGGAGGTCTTTTACGCTTCAAGAGAGAAGAAAGTGAATGGGAACATGTGAGAGATAATGAAATTTGGAATCTGCCTCAAGATGAAAGTTCTATTTTGCCTGCCTTGAGACTGAGTTATCATCACCTTCCACTTGATTTGAGACAATGCTTTGCGTATTGTGCAGTATTCCCAAAGGACACCAACATGGTAAAGGAAAATCTCATCACTCTCTGGATGGCACACGGTTTTATTTTATCAAAAGGAAACTTGGAGCTAGAGGATGTGGGTAATGAAGTATGGAATGAATTATACTTGAGGTCTTTCTTCCAAGAGATTGAAGTTAAATCTGGTAATACTTATTTTAAGATGCATGATCTTATCCATGATTTGGCAACATCTCTATTTTCGGCAAGCGCATCAAGCAGCAATATCCGTGAAATAAAAGGGAAGGATTATACACACATGATGTCCATTGGTTTTGCTAAAGTGGTGTCTTCTTACTCTCCTTCTCTCTTGAAACAGTTTGTCTCATTGAGGGTGCTTAATCTAAGTTACTCAAAACTTGACCAAATACCCTCTTCCATTGGAGATCTAGCACATTTAAGATACCTGGACCTATCTCGCAATAACATTCGTAGTCTTCCAAAAAGGTTGTGCAAGCTTCAAAATCTGCAGACTCTTGATCTACATAATTGCTACTCACTTTCTTGTTTGCCAAAACAAACAAGTAAACTTGTTAGTCTCCGAAATCTTTTACTTGATGGCTGTCCATTGACTTCTACACCACCAAGGATAGGATTGTTGACATGCCTTAAGATTATAGGTTGCTTTATTGTGGGATGGAAGAATGGTTATCAACTTCGTGAACTACAAAACCTAAATCTCTATGGCTCAATTTCAATCACACACCTTGAGAGAGTGCAGAATGATACGGATGCAAAAGAAGCCAATTTATTTGCAAAAGCAAATCTGCAATCTTTAAGCATGAGTTGGGATATCGATGGATCACATAGATATGAATCAGAAGTTAAAGTGCTTGAAGCCCTCGAACCACACCCCAATCTGAAATATTTAGAAATCATTGGCTTCGGAGGATACCGTTTTCCAAACTGGATAAATCACTCAGTTTTGGAAAAGGTCGTCTCTATTAGAATTAAAAGATGCAATAACTGCTTGCGCTTACCACCTTTAGGGGAGCTGCCTTGTCTAGAAAGTCTAGAGTTACAATACGGGTCTGCAGAGGTGGAGTATGTTGAAGAGGATGATGTCCATTCTAGATTCCCTACAAGAAGAAGGTTCCCATCCCTGAAAAAACTTCGTATATGGTTCTTTCGTAATTTGAAAGGATTGATGAAAGAGGAAGGAGAAGAGAAATTCCCCATACTTGAAGAGATGGCGATTTTGCATTGCTCTATGTTTGTTTTTCCAAACATTTCTTCTGTCAGGAAATTGGAAGTTCACGGCAACACATATGCAACAGGTTTGAGCTCCATATCTAATCTTAGCACTCTTACTTCCCTCCGCATTGGTGCTAATAATGAAGCAACTACACTCCCAGAAGAGATGTTCAAGAGCCTTAAATATCTCGAATACTTGAGTATCTTTGAGTTCAACAATCTTAAAGAGCTGCCTACCAGCCTGGCTAGTCTCAATGCTTTGAAGCGTCTCCAAATTGAAAGTTGTGAAGCACTAGAGAGTCTCCCCCAACAAGGGCCGGAAGGTTTAACTTCACTCACACAGTTTCTTGTTAAATACTGTAGGATGCTAAAATCTGTACCCAAGGGATTGCAGCACCTAACAGCCCTCACAAGATTAGAACTTATTGGCTGTCCAGAACTGGAAAGGCGTTGTGAGAAGGAAATTGGTGAAGACTGGCACAAAATTGCTCACATTCCTAATGTGGATATTCGTTAA
- the LOC132632889 gene encoding putative disease resistance protein RGA4: protein MAEAFLQVLLENLSCFIRGKLVLFFGFEKEFEKLSSMFSTIQVVLENAQEKQVKDKAIENWLQKLNAAAYEVDDILDECKNEAATFEQSRLGRYHPGVITFRHKIGKRMKEMMEKLDAIAEERRKFHFLEKITERQAATRETGFVLTEPEVYGRDKEEDEIVEILINNVNVAQELPVFPIVGMGGLGKTTLAQMIFNDERVSKHFNPKIWVCVSDDFDEKMLIKTIVGNIERSSLDVEDLASFQKKLQELLNGKRYSLVLDDVWNDDQEKWAKLRAVLNVGARGASILATTRLEKVGLIMGTLQPYHLSNLSQHDSLLLFMQRAFGQQRETNSNLVAIGTEIVKKCGGVPLAAKTLGGLLRFKREESEWEHVRDNEIWNLPQDESSILPALRLSYHHLPHDLRQCFAYCAVFPKDTKMVKENLITLWMAHGFLLSNKKGNLELEDVGNEVWNELYLRSFFQEIEVKSDNTYFKMHDLIHDLATSLFSASASSSNIREIKGKDYTHMMSIGFAKVVSSYSPSLLKQFVSLRVLNLSYSKLDQIPSSIGDLVHLRYLDLSRNNIHSLPKRLCKLQNLQTLDLHNCYSLSCLPKQTSKLISLRNLLLDGCPLTSTPPRIGLLTCLKTIGCFIVGWKNGYQLRELQNLNLYGSISITHLERVQNDADAKEANLFAKANLQSLSMSWDIDGSHRYESEVKVLEALEPHPNLKYLEIIGFRGYRFPNWINHSVLEKVVSIRIKRCNNCLRLPPLGELPCLESLELQYGSAEVKYVEEDDAHSRFPTRRRFPSLKKLRIWLFRNLKGLMKEEGEEKFPMLEEMAILYCPMFVFPTLSSVKKLEVHGNTYATGLSSISNLSTLTSLRIGANNEATSLPEEMFKSLKYLEYLSIFDFDYLKELPTSLASLNALKRLQIESCEALESLPQQGLEGLTSLTQLLVKYCRMLKSVPKGLQHLTALTRLELIGCPELERRSEKEIGEDWHKIAHIPNVDIR from the exons ATGGCGGAAGCTTTCCTTCAAGTTCTGCTTGAGAATCTCAGTTGTTTCATCCGAGGGAAACTTGTATTGTTTTTCGGTTTTGAAAAGGAATTTGAAAAGCTCTCAAGTATGTTTTCCACAATTCAAGTTGTGCTTGAAAATGCTCAGGAGAAGCAAGTAAAGGATAAGGCAATAGAGAATTGGTTGCAGAAACTCAATGCTGCTGCATATGAAGTTGATGACATACTGGACGAATGTAAAAATGAGGCAGCAACATTCGAGCAGTCTCGATTAGGGCGTTATCATCCAGGGGTTATCACTTTCCGTCACAAGATTGGGAAAAGGATGAAAGAGATGATGGAGAAACTAGATGCCATTGCTGAGGAAAGAAGGAAGTTTCATTTTCTTGAAAAAATTACAGAGAGACAAGCCGCTACACGTGAAACAG GTTTTGTTTTAACTGAACCAGAAGTCTATGGAAGGGACAAAGAGGAGGATGAGATAGTGGAAATTCTGATAAACAATGTTAATGTTGCACAAGAACTTCCAGTGTTTCCTATAGTTGGTATGGGGGGGTTAGGAAAGACCACACTTGCCCAAATGATCTTCAATGATGAGAGAGTGTCTAAGCATTTCAATCCCAAAATATGGGTTTGTGTCTCAGATGATTTCGATGAGAAGATGTTGATAAAGACAATTGTGGGAAATATTGAAAGAAGTTCTCTTGATGTCGAGGACTTGGCTTCGTTTCAGAAGAAGCTTCAAGAGTTATTGAATGGAAAAAGATACTCGCTTGTCTTAGATGATGTTTGGAATGATGATCAAGAAAAGTGGGCTAAGTTAAGGGCAGTCTTAAATGTTGGAGCAAGAGGTGCTTCTATTTTAGCTACTACTCGTCTTGAAAAGGTTGGATTAATTATGGGAACGTTGCAACCATATCATTTGTCAAATTTGTCTCAACATGATAGTTTACTGTTGTTTATGCAACGCGCATTTGGGCAACAAAGAGAAACAAATTCTAATCTTGTGGCCATTGGAACGGAGATTGTGAAGAAATGTGGTGGTGTGCCTTTAGCTGCCAAGACTCTTGGAGGTCTTTTACGCTTCAAGAGAGAAGAAAGTGAATGGGAACATGTGAGAGATAATGAAATTTGGAATCTGCCTCAAGATGAAAGTTCTATTTTGCCTGCCCTGAGACTGAGTTATCATCACCTTCCACATGATTTGAGACAATGCTTTGCGTATTGTGCAGTATTCCCAAAGGACACCAAAATGGTAAAGGAAAATCTCATCACTCTCTGGATGGCACACGGTTTTCTTTtatcaaacaaaaaaggaaattTGGAGCTAGAGGATGTGGGTAATGAAGTATGGAATGAATTATACTTGAGGTCTTTCTTCCAAGAGATTGAAGTTAAATCTGATAATACTTATTTCAAGATGCATGATCTTATCCATGATTTGGCAACATCTCTGTTTTCGGCAAGCGCATCAAGCAGCAATATCCGTGAAATAAAAGGGAAAGATTATACACACATGATGTCCATTGGTTTTGCTAAAGTGGTGTCTTCTTACTCTCCTTCTCTCTTGAAACAGTTTGTCTCATTGAGGGTGCTTAATCTAAGTTACTCAAAACTTGACCAAATACCCTCTTCCATTGGAGATCTAGTACATTTAAGATACCTGGACCTGTCTCGCAATAACATTCATAGTCTTCCAAAAAGGTTGTGCAAGCTTCAAAATCTGCAGACTCTTGATCTACATAATTGCTACTCACTTTCTTGTTTGCCAAAACAAACAAGTAAACTTATTAGTCTCCGAAATCTTTTACTTGATGGTTGTCCATTGACTTCTACACCACCAAGGATAGGATTGTTGACTTGCCTTAAGACTATAGGTTGCTTTATTGTGGGATGGAAGAATGGTTATCAACTTCGTGAACTACAGAACCTAAATCTCTATGGCTCAATTTCAATCACACACCTTGAGAGAGTGCAGAATGATGCGGATGCAAAAGAAGCCAATTTATTTGCAAAAGCAAATCTGCAATCTTTAAGCATGAGTTGGGATATCGATGGATCACATAGATATGAATCAGAAGTTAAAGTGCTTGAAGCCCTCGAACCACACCCCAATCTGAAATATTTAGAAATCATTGGCTTCAGAGGATACCGTTTTCCAAACTGGATAAATCACTCAGTTTTGGAAAAGGTCGTCTCTATTAGAATTAAAAGATGCAATAACTGCTTGCGCTTACCACCCTTAGGGGAGCTACCTTGTCTAGAAAGTTTAGAGTTACAATACGGGTCTGCCGAGGTGAAGTATGTTGAAGAGGATGATGCTCATTCTAGATTCCCTACAAGAAGAAGGTTTCCATCCCTGAAAAAACTTCGCATATGGTTGTTTCGTAATTTGAAAGGATTGATGAAAGAGGAAGGAGAAGAGAAATTCCCCATGCTTGAAGAAATGGCGATTTTGTATTGCCCTATGTTTGTTTTTCCAACCCTTTCTTCTGTCAAGAAATTGGAAGTTCACGGCAACACATATGCAACAGGTTTGAGCTCCATATCTAATCTTAGCACTCTTACTTCCCTCCGCATTGGTGCTAACAATGAAGCGACTTCACTCCCAGAAGAGATGTTCAAAAGCCTCAAATATCTCGAATACTTGAGTATCTTTGATTTCGACTATCTTAAAGAGCTGCCTACCAGCCTGGCTAGTCTCAATGCTTTGAAGCGTCTCCAAATTGAAAGTTGTGAAGCACTAGAGAGTCTCCCCCAACAAGGACTGGAAGGTTTAACTTCACTCACACAGTTACTTGTTAAATACTGTAGGATGCTAAAATCTGTACCCAAGGGATTGCAGCACCTAACAGCCCTCACAAGATTAGAACTTATTGGCTGTCCAGAACTGGAAAGGCGTAGTGAGAAGGAAATTGGTGAAGACTGGCACAAAATTGCTCACATTCCTAATGTGGATATTCGTTAA